A window of the Oikeobacillus pervagus genome harbors these coding sequences:
- a CDS encoding Mur ligase family protein, translating into MNPLTVRQIRTIFAGELIQGSDDFIIYHGAYRLKQVKKQHTMLFLNKNMTNWECLKPYFPIVIVTEKNVRKQEYVEQITIIKVQNTDEAFWKFVHYYRCLFQIPVITVTGTSGKTTTKEMIKHILSIDKNVIATKSTGNSRTANFQYLLSIDDDTEAAVFETAVGAPGDILRAGKYFRPTIGIITNIGVHHLNYCKSPEEYIQEKTNMAKIIDSTGVLIINSEDKNSQTTEFNDFEGRIIKVGKDSSCHYRAESIQYIPEGMRFTLVFQNKSQPIFVPGLGEHQIYNALAAIAAAHEIGIHPFVAAERLKSYKNFNRQLQVFHGLNGAMIIDDTWSMTSTSLEAALNVLMAIGEGMKKIAIIGGMTDLGPWEHIIHDQAGEMISQYEMDVLITIGERARRMADIVLKNGRTVEVHPFNNTILVYHLLRKITDENTIILVKGDMYLTPIIDLAKKLRE; encoded by the coding sequence ATGAACCCCCTAACGGTAAGGCAAATTAGAACTATTTTCGCCGGTGAATTAATTCAAGGGTCAGATGACTTTATTATTTATCACGGCGCCTACCGTCTAAAACAAGTGAAAAAGCAACATACAATGTTGTTTTTAAATAAAAATATGACCAATTGGGAGTGTCTAAAACCATATTTTCCAATCGTTATTGTTACTGAAAAGAATGTTCGCAAACAGGAGTATGTAGAACAGATCACAATCATTAAAGTTCAAAATACAGATGAGGCTTTTTGGAAATTTGTTCATTATTATCGCTGTTTATTTCAAATCCCTGTGATCACAGTTACCGGAACTTCGGGAAAAACAACAACGAAAGAGATGATCAAACACATTCTCTCGATAGACAAAAACGTGATTGCAACAAAAAGTACTGGAAATTCACGGACAGCAAATTTTCAATATCTACTTAGTATAGATGATGATACAGAAGCAGCTGTTTTCGAAACAGCCGTAGGTGCCCCTGGAGATATTTTAAGGGCTGGAAAATACTTCAGACCAACAATAGGAATTATCACAAACATAGGAGTACACCATCTTAATTATTGCAAGTCTCCTGAGGAATATATTCAAGAGAAAACGAATATGGCTAAAATAATCGACTCAACCGGTGTGTTAATTATCAATTCAGAGGATAAAAATTCACAAACGACAGAATTCAACGATTTTGAAGGACGAATTATAAAAGTTGGAAAAGATTCTTCTTGTCATTATCGAGCGGAGAGTATTCAATATATTCCAGAAGGCATGCGATTTACACTTGTTTTCCAAAATAAATCTCAACCTATTTTCGTACCAGGACTGGGAGAACATCAAATTTATAATGCATTGGCTGCCATTGCAGCGGCCCATGAAATAGGAATTCACCCTTTTGTAGCAGCAGAACGCTTAAAATCATACAAAAATTTCAATAGGCAGCTACAAGTTTTTCACGGATTAAATGGTGCTATGATAATTGATGACACATGGAGTATGACCTCAACCTCCTTGGAAGCCGCCTTAAACGTGTTAATGGCGATTGGAGAAGGAATGAAAAAAATCGCCATAATAGGGGGAATGACGGATCTCGGACCATGGGAACATATTATTCACGATCAAGCTGGAGAGATGATTTCTCAATATGAAATGGATGTCCTCATCACGATTGGAGAACGTGCACGAAGAATGGCGGACATCGTCCTAAAAAATGGACGAACAGTAGAAGTCCATCCATTTAACAACACCATTCTCGTCTACCACCTTCTAAGGAAAATCACTGATGAAAACACGATCATCCTTGTAAAAGGGGATATGTATTTAACGCCTATCATCGATTTAGCCAAGAAATTACGAGAGTGA